From Vigna unguiculata cultivar IT97K-499-35 chromosome 5, ASM411807v1, whole genome shotgun sequence, the proteins below share one genomic window:
- the LOC114184904 gene encoding pentatricopeptide repeat-containing protein At1g01970 — MMGTYCNNNLMCNLYYPHYSITNGGVLSRRNSLCQNPIYLGFHKHRFGSVLAGIGTEEVVKEVNEENERRFRWIEVGKNVTIEQRQAISELPFRMSNRSKALMRQIICFSAEKGTISDLLESWVRIMNPIRADWLSVLKELRIMEHPVYLEVAKHALQEESFEVNIRDYTKIIHYYGKHNRLEDAENFLTLMKQRGFIYDQVILTTMVHMYSKAGRHDRAKEYFEEIKLLGEPLDKRSHGAMIMAYIRAGMPEEGENLLQEMEAHEITAGSEVYKALLRAYSMIGNAEGAQRVFDAIQLAGITPNDKMCSLVVNAYAMAGQSQKALIAFENMRKASIKPTDKCIASVLVAYEKEGKINTALEFLLDLEKDGIMVGEEASAVLAKWFRKLGVVEEVELVLRDFATNHQIS, encoded by the exons ATGATGGGCACCTACTGCAATAATAACCTAATGTGCAACTTGTATTACCCGCACTACTCAATAACCAATGGTGGTGTTTTGTCTAGAAGAAACTCATTATGCCAAAACCCTATTTATCTTGGTTTCCACAAACACCGTTTTGGTTCAGTACTAGCTGGTATCGGTACGGAGGAAGTTGTTAAAGAAGtgaatgaagaaaatgaaagaaggtTTAGGTGGATTGAGGTTGGCAAAAATGTCACAATAGAACAACGACAGGCCATATCTGAACTTCCTTTCAGGATGTCCAATCGAAGCAAAGCCTTGATGAGACAGATTATATGTTTTTCTGCAGAGAAAGGCACCATATCTGATCTGTTGGAATCATGGGTGAGGATTATGAACCCTATCAGAGCAGACTGGCTTTCAGTTCTGAAAGAGTTGAGAATAATGGAACATCCTGTTTACCTTGAG GTGGCAAAGCATGCTCTTCAAGAAGAATCCTTTGAAGTCAATATTCGTGACTATACAAAGATAATCCATTATTATGGCAAGCACAATCGACTAGAGGATGCTGAAAATTTTCTCACACTCATGAAACAAAGGGGCTTCATCTATGATCAAGTAATTCTGACTACCATGGTGCACATGTACAGCAAGGCTGGCCGTCATGACCGGGCCAAGGAGTATTTTGAAGAGATCAAGTTGCTTGGTGAACCTTTGGATAAAAGATCACACGGTGCAATGATCATGGCCTACATCAGAGCTGGAATGCCTGAAGAAGGAGAGAATTTACTTCAAGAAATGGAGGCACATGAAATAACTGCAGGCAGTGAGGTTTATAAGGCTCTGCTTAGAGCGTACTCTATGATTGGCAATGCGGAAGGTGCACAAAGGGTGTTTGATGCAATTCAATTGGCTGGTATCACCCCAAATGATAAGATGTGCAGTTTGGTTGTTAATGCTTATGCAATGGCTGGACAAAGTCAAAAGGCTCTAATTGcatttgaaaatatgagaaaagcAAGTATCAAACCCACTGATAAATGCATAGCTTCAGTATTGGTTGCTTATGAGAAGGAAGGCAAAATAAATACAGCATTAGAATTTCTACTAGATTTGGAGAAAGATGGCATCATGGTTGGGGAAGAAGCCTCTGCAGTATTAGCTAAGTGGTTCCGGAAACTAGGGGTGGTGGAAGAGGTGGAGCTTGTTTTAAGAGACTTTGCCACCAATCACCAGATAAGTTAA